AAGGATCCAAAACATACGGAATTTTGTCTGTTCTGGCACAGGCTTTCTATGATACTGAGTATTTGTTTACTGTAGACGAAAATGTTTTTATTCCTCCGCCCAAGGTTAAATCGGGTGTGATGAAAATGACCCGAAAGGAAGATTACAGTCTTCCTTGTGGTGAAAAGCTATTTTTTACGGTTGTAAAAACCGCTTTTCAGCAGAGACGAAAAACATTACGTAACAGTTTGAAAACATTAAATTTATCTGATAAACTGCGAGAAGACACTATCTTTGATAAACGTCCGGAACAGTTAAGCGTAGAGGAATTTATTGAACTAACTCAAAAAATAGAAGCCGATGGAGTTCAAAGTTAGTAAAGATTTTATACAGCAGTTAGAGGAACTGATCACAAAGAAAAACGACAAAGAACTTGAAGTTTTACTCAACGATCTGCACCATGCTGATATCGCCGAAATCCTAGAAGAATTAGATTTTGACGAAGCCACCTACATTTTTAAGGTTTTAGATAGTGATAAAACCGCCGAAATTCTTCTTGAATTAGAAGAAGATCTGCGTGAAAATATCTTAAGCCGACTTTCACCAAAAGAAATTGCAGAAGAGCTTGATGAGCTTGAAACGAATGATGCTGCCGACATTATCGCTGAACTTTCTCAGGAAATTAAAGCAGAAGTAATCTCGGAATTAGTCGACGTTGAACACGCCAAAGATATCGTTGACCTTTTGCGTTACGACGAAAACACGGCCGGTGGTTTGATGGGAAAAGAGCTTGTAAAAGTGAATGAAAATTGGAATGTACTAACATGCGTAAAAGAAATGCGTATTCAGGCAGAAAACGTTTCAAGAGTACATTCGATTTATGTAGTGGATGACGAAAACCGCTTAAAAGGACGATTATCACTTAAAGATCTTTTGACTTCTTCAACCAAAACACAGATTGGAGATGTATATATCCGAAAATTAAACTTCGTAAAAGTAGATACTGAAGACGTTGAAGTTGCCCGTATCATGCAGAAGTACGATTTAGAGGCAATTCCAGTTGTGGATGAGCTGGGACGTTTGGTGGGAAGAATTACAATTGATGACATCGTAGACGTAATCAAGGAAGAAGCTGACAAAGATTACCAATTGGCGGCCGGTATTACGCAGGACGTTGAATCGAATGACAGCGTTTACGAATTGACAAAAGCACGTTTGCCTTGGCTTCTAATAGGTATGGTAATCGAAATTGTCGCATCTTTTGTATTGAAAGGAAACGAAAGTACATTTCAAAAATATTCAACCTTAATTATTTTTGTGCCGTTGTTATCTGCAACTGCAGGAAATATTGGTGTTCAGGCATCTGCAATCGTTGTGCAAGGTTTGGCAAACGGAACTTTGAAAGATTTCAGCCGTGGATATTTTACGAAAGAAATTACGGTTTCGATGATTTCTGGAAGTATCATTTCTTTGCTTTTATTAGGATATCATTCTATCATGTACCAACAGTATTTGGTAGGTTTTGCCATTTCGATTTCTATGATTGTTGTTATTCTATTTGCAGCAACTTTAGGGACTTTAGTGCCACTCTTCTTAAATAAAAATAAAATTGACCCCGCAATTGCGACTGGTCCATTTATCACAACAACAAATGATGTTTTTGGTATTATGCTCTATTTTGGAGTAGCCAAATTGATTCTTGGATTTTAGATTTTTGCCACAAATTATCCGATTGCAGTGATTTAAAATCTCTAAAATCTGCGTAATTTACAGGCGGAAAATTTACTGTTAATCAGCCATAATAAATTCAAACCAGGAAGAATGAAAGTACACATTATTGGAGGAGGAAACCTTGGAGTTTCTATTGCCTTGGGAATTGCTAAATTCTCTAAAAATAACCAAGTTACCGTTACAAGAAGAAACACCGCAAGCATTGAATATTTATCTGAATACGGAATTACGGTTTCTTCAGATAATAAACATGCTATTCAGGAAGCTGATGTAGTGATTTTAACCATCAAGCCATATCAAGTTGATACTGTTCTGGCAGAAATCCTTCCGGTGATTCAAAATAAAACTATTGCATCTGCCGTAAGTGGATTATCTCTAGATACACTTCAGTCAAAAACAAACAACGATTATCCGGTGGTGCGTATTATGCCGAATATTGCTGCTCAATTTGGTGAATCAGCTACTTGTATTTCTTTCCCTGAAAAATATAAAGAAAACGCCGCGCCAATTGTAGACTTATTTCAAGATTTAGGAACTGCTCCGGTAATTGATGAAAAATTAATGGATGCAGCGACTGTTTTAGGTGCTTGTGGTACTGCGTATGCTTTACGTTATATTCGTGCTTCTATGCAGGCAGGAATTGAAATTGGATTCGATTCTAATACCGCTTTGGCAATTGCGGCACAAACCGTAAAAGGAGCGGCAAAAATGCTTTTAGAAGAACGAGTACACCCAGAGCAATTAATCGATCGCGTAACAACACCGCAAGGCTGTACCATTGTAGGTTTAAATGAAATGGAACATAATGGATTTAGTTCATCTT
This is a stretch of genomic DNA from Flavobacterium endoglycinae. It encodes these proteins:
- the mgtE gene encoding magnesium transporter, encoding MEFKVSKDFIQQLEELITKKNDKELEVLLNDLHHADIAEILEELDFDEATYIFKVLDSDKTAEILLELEEDLRENILSRLSPKEIAEELDELETNDAADIIAELSQEIKAEVISELVDVEHAKDIVDLLRYDENTAGGLMGKELVKVNENWNVLTCVKEMRIQAENVSRVHSIYVVDDENRLKGRLSLKDLLTSSTKTQIGDVYIRKLNFVKVDTEDVEVARIMQKYDLEAIPVVDELGRLVGRITIDDIVDVIKEEADKDYQLAAGITQDVESNDSVYELTKARLPWLLIGMVIEIVASFVLKGNESTFQKYSTLIIFVPLLSATAGNIGVQASAIVVQGLANGTLKDFSRGYFTKEITVSMISGSIISLLLLGYHSIMYQQYLVGFAISISMIVVILFAATLGTLVPLFLNKNKIDPAIATGPFITTTNDVFGIMLYFGVAKLILGF
- the proC gene encoding pyrroline-5-carboxylate reductase; translated protein: MKVHIIGGGNLGVSIALGIAKFSKNNQVTVTRRNTASIEYLSEYGITVSSDNKHAIQEADVVILTIKPYQVDTVLAEILPVIQNKTIASAVSGLSLDTLQSKTNNDYPVVRIMPNIAAQFGESATCISFPEKYKENAAPIVDLFQDLGTAPVIDEKLMDAATVLGACGTAYALRYIRASMQAGIEIGFDSNTALAIAAQTVKGAAKMLLEERVHPEQLIDRVTTPQGCTIVGLNEMEHNGFSSSLIKGIKTSLKQIKG